One stretch of Amycolatopsis tolypomycina DNA includes these proteins:
- a CDS encoding TIGR03842 family LLM class F420-dependent oxidoreductase has product MDFGIVLQTDPPARDVVRLMKDAEDAGFRYGWTFDSCVLWQEPFVIYSAILAATSSLVVGPMVTSPGTRDWSVMASTFATLNDMYGNRTVCGIGRGDSAHRVVGKAPSTLATVRDCMRVVKDLAEGRSVTMNEKTVRIPWISNGQLEMWMAGYGPKALQTVGEHADGFILQCADPAIARWTIGAVRDAARAAGRDPAGITICVAAPAYVGEDLPHQREQLRWFGGMVGNHVADLVARYGSSGAVPRELTDYIREREGYDYSHHGKAGNPSTEFVPDEIVDRFCLLGPAASHVERLQELAELGVDQFSLYLMHDDREATLAAYGSQIIPKLTA; this is encoded by the coding sequence ATGGACTTCGGGATCGTGCTGCAGACCGACCCGCCCGCGCGGGACGTCGTGCGGCTCATGAAGGACGCGGAGGACGCCGGGTTCCGGTACGGGTGGACGTTCGACTCCTGCGTGCTGTGGCAGGAGCCGTTCGTCATCTACTCGGCGATCCTGGCGGCGACGTCGTCGCTGGTCGTCGGGCCGATGGTGACCAGCCCGGGGACGCGGGACTGGTCGGTGATGGCGTCGACGTTCGCCACGCTCAACGACATGTACGGCAACCGGACCGTCTGCGGCATCGGCCGCGGCGACTCGGCGCACCGAGTGGTCGGGAAGGCGCCGTCCACCCTGGCGACCGTCCGCGACTGCATGCGCGTGGTCAAGGACCTCGCCGAGGGCCGCTCGGTGACCATGAACGAGAAGACCGTGCGGATCCCGTGGATCTCGAACGGGCAGCTCGAAATGTGGATGGCCGGGTACGGGCCCAAGGCACTGCAGACGGTCGGCGAGCACGCCGACGGCTTCATCCTGCAGTGCGCGGACCCGGCGATCGCCCGCTGGACGATCGGCGCGGTCCGCGACGCGGCCCGGGCGGCCGGGCGCGACCCGGCGGGCATCACGATCTGCGTCGCGGCGCCGGCGTACGTCGGCGAAGACCTGCCGCACCAGCGCGAACAGCTGCGCTGGTTCGGCGGGATGGTCGGCAACCACGTCGCGGACCTGGTGGCGCGGTACGGCTCGTCGGGGGCGGTGCCGCGGGAGCTGACCGACTACATCCGCGAGCGGGAGGGTTACGACTACAGCCACCACGGCAAGGCGGGCAACCCGTCGACGGAGTTCGTCCCGGACGAGATCGTCGACCGGTTCTGCCTGCTGGGGCCGGCCGCTTCCCACGTCGAACGGCTGCAGGAGCTGGCGGAGCTGGGCGTCGACCAGTTCTCGCTGTACCTGATGCACGACGACCGCGAGGCGACACTGGCGGCCTACGGGTCGCAGATCATCCCGAAGCTCACCGCGTAG
- a CDS encoding DUF4173 domain-containing protein — translation MPKSSVGGVGEPGKVPRGKRAVRGAGAGSAPVGVGGAAGAGTPAAAGGVADGAPIGAGGVAVAAPPVLLRPVPPPKFVVVPMASAVLPASGLAGAAGALLLPVDRPGIGWLLSGLAVVAAVVVADRRSREEGSSALTWRNGAWAGLALALLAVGFVRASGWLFTLCVVAAVVAGSLSVVGERTVHSVLYDMFAVPIEAFRAVPWVARGAGQFAGRRDGVARRIALAVLAAAALVGVFVPLLASADAAFAAVVNAVLPDLSVATLVRWCVVFAVVTLVAAGACYFLAAPEPRASAVRPHRTKYGLEWTVPLGVLVLLFGAFVGVRLVVLFGGTEYVLRTGNLTSAEYARGGFWQLCAVTVLTLAIVAAALRWAPDATKGDRLRQRVLLGTLSALSLVLVGSALSRMWTYQQAYGFTVLRLLVEVCELWFGAVFVLVLAALVRLRPAWLPRAAIGTAAAALLVLAVLDPERLIAEANLDRAAAGKPLDDRYLAGFSADVVPVVSARLAEPLRSCVLRQVLRDDTPDGWPAWNLGRSAARDVTFGPVTPCR, via the coding sequence ATGCCGAAGAGCAGTGTGGGTGGGGTCGGGGAGCCGGGGAAGGTGCCGCGGGGGAAGCGGGCGGTGCGGGGGGCGGGGGCCGGTAGTGCGCCGGTCGGCGTTGGCGGGGCGGCTGGGGCCGGCACACCGGCCGCGGCTGGTGGGGTGGCCGATGGTGCGCCGATCGGCGCCGGTGGGGTTGCCGTGGCTGCTCCGCCCGTTCTCCTGCGGCCGGTGCCGCCGCCGAAGTTCGTCGTTGTCCCGATGGCCTCCGCCGTTCTGCCCGCCTCCGGGCTGGCGGGTGCTGCCGGAGCCCTTCTGCTGCCCGTCGACCGGCCTGGGATCGGGTGGCTGCTCTCCGGGCTGGCCGTCGTCGCCGCTGTCGTCGTGGCTGATCGGCGGTCGCGGGAAGAGGGCTCCAGTGCCCTCACCTGGCGGAATGGCGCCTGGGCCGGGCTCGCGCTCGCGCTGCTCGCCGTCGGGTTCGTGCGGGCGTCGGGGTGGCTGTTCACCCTCTGCGTCGTCGCCGCCGTTGTTGCCGGGTCGCTCTCCGTCGTCGGGGAACGGACCGTGCACTCCGTCCTCTACGACATGTTCGCCGTTCCGATCGAGGCCTTCCGGGCCGTTCCGTGGGTCGCGCGCGGGGCCGGGCAGTTCGCCGGCCGGCGGGACGGGGTGGCCCGGCGGATCGCGCTCGCCGTGCTCGCCGCCGCCGCGCTCGTCGGGGTCTTCGTGCCGCTGCTGGCCAGTGCCGATGCCGCCTTCGCCGCCGTTGTCAACGCCGTGCTTCCCGATCTCAGCGTTGCGACGCTGGTGCGGTGGTGCGTCGTCTTCGCCGTCGTCACCCTGGTTGCCGCCGGGGCGTGCTACTTCCTCGCCGCGCCCGAGCCGCGGGCTTCGGCTGTCCGTCCACACCGGACCAAGTACGGTCTGGAGTGGACGGTCCCGCTCGGCGTCCTCGTGCTGCTCTTCGGGGCCTTCGTCGGGGTCCGGCTGGTCGTGCTGTTCGGCGGCACCGAATACGTCCTGCGCACCGGCAACCTGACGTCGGCGGAGTACGCCCGCGGCGGGTTCTGGCAGCTGTGCGCCGTCACCGTGCTGACCCTGGCCATCGTGGCCGCCGCACTGCGGTGGGCACCGGACGCGACGAAGGGCGACCGGCTCCGGCAGCGCGTGCTGCTCGGGACGCTCAGCGCACTGAGCCTGGTGCTCGTCGGCTCGGCGTTGAGTCGCATGTGGACATACCAGCAGGCGTACGGCTTCACCGTGCTGCGGCTGCTGGTCGAGGTCTGCGAACTGTGGTTCGGGGCGGTGTTCGTGCTGGTGCTGGCCGCGCTGGTCCGGCTGCGGCCGGCGTGGCTGCCGCGCGCGGCGATCGGCACGGCCGCGGCGGCGCTGCTCGTGCTCGCCGTGCTCGACCCGGAACGGCTCATCGCCGAGGCCAACCTCGACCGCGCGGCGGCCGGCAAGCCACTGGACGACCGCTACTTGGCCGGCTTCTCCGCCGACGTGGTCCCGGTCGTCTCGGCGCGCCTGGCGGAACCGCTGCGCTCGTGCGTGCTGCGGCAGGTGCTCCGTGACGACACCCCGGACGGCTGGCCGGCCTGGAACCTCGGCCGCTCGGCGGCGCGCGATGTGACGTTCGGCCCCGTCACGCCGTGCCGCTGA
- a CDS encoding alpha/beta hydrolase — protein MNLRVALALGTATLAVGALAPAAAASPARIVWEASCTAGYECGHLDVPLSYQDPALGTVRLAVARLPATDQAGKLGTIFYNPGGPGSSGRFAPALTPALHARYDIVGFDPRGVGASSKIHCFTDPSQLEVLQRALGTFPLTREAERQQIADTRTVTDLCERNAGPLAGHLSTGTIARDLDRLRAAFGEPKLRYYGKSYGTYLGETYANLFPGRVGSLALDAVDDPVRWSTGPGPMSYRLAGFADAPRALQSFMDACGTRCTFDYSAILDRLEQGPITVTDTTGRQVVVSYQGAFARIHGSLTDAQAAPSLAAFLQALADPVASRAPAVQGGPPDVDSLLGGGATLCSDAANPRDPAVWWDYARRADRTGRGFGPYDVYKTLPCATWEVTDPGRYAGPWNRPTAPILLLANRQGDLETPYAGAQRTERLLGNARLLSLDAYGHGARGKSACVDAWLDRYFTTGAVPAPGTLCAPDRGPFG, from the coding sequence ATGAACCTTCGCGTTGCGCTGGCCCTGGGGACGGCCACTCTAGCGGTGGGCGCCCTCGCCCCCGCGGCCGCGGCGAGCCCCGCCAGGATTGTCTGGGAAGCCTCCTGCACGGCCGGCTACGAATGCGGCCACCTCGACGTCCCGCTGTCCTATCAGGACCCGGCCCTCGGCACGGTCCGGCTGGCCGTGGCCCGCCTCCCCGCCACCGACCAGGCCGGCAAGCTCGGCACGATCTTCTACAACCCGGGCGGCCCCGGCTCGTCCGGCCGGTTCGCGCCGGCGCTGACACCCGCTTTGCACGCCCGCTACGACATCGTGGGATTCGACCCGCGCGGCGTCGGGGCGAGCTCGAAGATCCACTGCTTCACCGATCCGTCCCAGCTCGAAGTGCTGCAACGGGCGCTGGGCACGTTCCCGCTGACCCGCGAGGCCGAGCGGCAGCAGATCGCGGACACGCGCACGGTCACCGACCTCTGCGAGCGGAACGCCGGCCCCCTGGCCGGCCACCTTTCGACGGGAACGATCGCCCGCGACCTGGACCGGCTGCGCGCGGCGTTCGGCGAGCCGAAGCTGCGCTACTACGGCAAGTCGTACGGCACGTACCTCGGCGAGACGTACGCGAACCTGTTCCCCGGCCGGGTGGGTTCGCTGGCTCTCGACGCGGTGGACGACCCGGTCCGCTGGTCGACCGGTCCCGGCCCGATGAGCTACCGCCTGGCGGGCTTCGCCGACGCCCCACGGGCTCTTCAGTCCTTCATGGACGCCTGCGGCACGCGCTGCACCTTCGACTACTCCGCGATCCTCGACCGGCTCGAACAGGGCCCGATCACCGTGACGGACACGACCGGCCGTCAGGTCGTCGTCAGCTACCAGGGCGCGTTCGCCCGGATCCACGGCTCCCTGACCGACGCCCAAGCGGCGCCTTCGCTCGCGGCCTTCCTCCAGGCACTGGCCGACCCGGTGGCGAGCCGCGCTCCCGCCGTCCAGGGCGGCCCGCCGGACGTCGACTCCCTGCTGGGCGGCGGCGCCACCCTCTGCTCGGACGCGGCCAACCCGCGGGACCCGGCAGTCTGGTGGGACTACGCCCGGCGCGCGGACCGGACCGGGCGCGGCTTCGGGCCGTACGACGTCTACAAGACGCTGCCGTGCGCGACCTGGGAGGTGACCGACCCGGGCCGGTACGCCGGGCCGTGGAACCGCCCGACGGCACCGATCCTGCTGCTGGCCAACCGCCAGGGCGACCTCGAAACGCCGTACGCCGGCGCCCAGCGCACGGAACGGCTGCTGGGCAACGCGCGCCTGCTGAGCCTGGACGCGTACGGCCACGGCGCCCGCGGCAAGAGCGCCTGCGTCGACGCGTGGCTGGACCGCTATTTCACCACCGGTGCGGTGCCGGCCCCCGGCACGCTCTGCGCCCCGGACCGCGGCCCCTTCGGCTGA
- the hydA gene encoding dihydropyrimidinase codes for MTTLIQGGQVVSPSGALLADVLVDGETIAAVGAPGTLSGDETIDATGKYVLPGGIDAHTHMEMPFGGTHSVDTFSTGTTAAAWGGTTTIIDFAVQAKGTSLLSTLDKWHAKADGNCAIDYGFHMIISDVNDQSLKEMEACIDGGVGSFKMFMAYPGVFYSTDGEILLAMQKARETGATIMMHAENGIAIDQLAAQAFEAGHIDPVQHGLTRPPELEGEATSRAIQLAKVTGSPLYIVHLSASQALAAVAEARNDGQNVFAETCPQYLYLSIEDLAKPDFEGAKYVASPPLREKSHQADLWRGLRTNDLSVVSTDHCPFCFKDQKEMGRGDFRAIPNGMPGVEHRMDLLHQGVVAGQLSLGRWVETCSATPARMFGLYPKKGVIAAGSDADIVIYDPSATQTLSAETHHMNVDYSAYEGLEITGRVHTVLSRGRVVVSPDGFTGSTSHGKFLSRSLNQYLN; via the coding sequence ATGACCACGCTCATCCAGGGCGGCCAGGTCGTTTCGCCGTCGGGCGCGCTCCTGGCGGACGTCCTCGTCGACGGCGAGACCATCGCCGCCGTCGGGGCGCCGGGAACGCTGTCCGGCGACGAGACGATCGACGCCACCGGGAAGTACGTGCTGCCCGGCGGCATCGACGCCCACACGCACATGGAGATGCCGTTCGGCGGCACCCACTCGGTCGACACGTTCTCGACCGGGACGACGGCGGCGGCGTGGGGCGGGACGACCACGATCATCGACTTCGCCGTGCAGGCCAAGGGCACGTCACTGCTGTCCACACTGGACAAGTGGCACGCCAAGGCCGACGGCAACTGCGCGATCGACTACGGCTTCCACATGATCATCAGCGACGTCAACGACCAGTCGCTGAAGGAGATGGAAGCCTGCATCGACGGCGGCGTCGGCAGCTTCAAGATGTTCATGGCCTACCCGGGGGTGTTCTACTCCACGGACGGGGAAATCCTGCTGGCCATGCAGAAAGCGCGCGAAACCGGCGCCACGATCATGATGCACGCCGAAAACGGCATCGCGATCGACCAGCTGGCCGCGCAGGCGTTCGAGGCCGGGCACATCGATCCCGTGCAGCACGGGCTGACCCGGCCGCCGGAACTCGAAGGTGAGGCGACGTCGCGGGCGATCCAGCTCGCGAAGGTGACCGGCTCCCCGCTGTACATCGTGCACCTGTCGGCGTCGCAGGCGCTGGCGGCGGTCGCGGAAGCACGCAACGACGGCCAGAACGTCTTCGCCGAGACGTGCCCGCAGTACCTGTACCTGTCCATCGAAGACCTGGCCAAGCCGGACTTCGAGGGCGCGAAGTACGTGGCTTCGCCGCCATTGCGGGAGAAGTCGCACCAGGCCGACCTGTGGCGCGGGCTGCGGACCAACGACCTGTCCGTGGTGTCCACCGACCACTGCCCCTTCTGCTTCAAGGACCAGAAGGAAATGGGCCGCGGCGACTTCCGGGCCATCCCCAACGGGATGCCGGGCGTCGAGCACCGGATGGACTTGCTGCACCAGGGCGTCGTCGCGGGTCAGCTGTCCCTCGGGCGGTGGGTCGAGACGTGCTCGGCGACGCCGGCGCGGATGTTCGGGCTGTACCCGAAGAAGGGCGTCATCGCGGCGGGCTCGGACGCGGACATCGTCATCTACGACCCTTCGGCCACACAGACGTTGTCGGCCGAGACGCACCACATGAACGTGGACTACTCGGCCTACGAGGGTCTGGAGATCACGGGCCGGGTGCACACCGTGCTGTCGCGCGGGCGTGTCGTCGTCTCGCCGGACGGGTTCACCGGGTCGACGTCGCACGGGAAGTTTCTGTCCCGCTCGCTGAACCAGTACCTGAACTGA
- a CDS encoding HAMP domain-containing sensor histidine kinase: MNFIPRPLDRIRSIKLKLAILMVASGGIAFGFFNWQIGWLPPKTTLTAILLALVLSQVLAHGMTRPLREMTAAARAMAKGDYTRRIRATTRDEVGVLAQAFNQMAGDLGDADRQRRELIANVSHELRTPITALNGVLENLVDGVEDPDPATLKTALQQTERLATLVDELLDLSRLDAGASSLHLTSFSLWSLLSEVVGEAAFAGRGVTFEVSVSPEGAVVTADRGRLFQVVANLLENAARHGPAGGQVRVVAQVRPGEVRIDVCDEGPGIAPADRERVFERFTRGERPSGGGTGLGLAIARWAVELHGGTIGVVDPSPGTGSRIRVTLPA, encoded by the coding sequence GTGAACTTCATCCCGCGGCCCCTCGACCGCATCCGGTCGATCAAGCTGAAGCTGGCGATCCTGATGGTCGCCTCCGGCGGCATCGCGTTCGGCTTCTTCAACTGGCAGATCGGCTGGCTGCCGCCGAAGACGACGCTCACCGCGATCCTGCTCGCGCTGGTGTTGTCCCAGGTGCTGGCCCACGGCATGACGCGGCCGCTGCGCGAGATGACGGCGGCGGCGCGGGCCATGGCGAAGGGCGACTACACGCGGCGGATCCGGGCGACCACGCGGGACGAGGTCGGGGTGCTGGCCCAGGCGTTCAACCAGATGGCGGGCGACCTGGGCGACGCGGACCGCCAGCGCCGCGAGCTGATCGCGAACGTGTCCCACGAGCTTCGCACGCCGATCACGGCGTTGAACGGCGTGCTGGAGAACCTCGTCGACGGCGTCGAAGACCCCGATCCCGCGACGTTGAAGACGGCGCTGCAGCAGACCGAGCGCCTGGCGACGCTGGTGGACGAGCTGCTCGACCTGTCGCGGCTGGACGCGGGTGCGTCTTCGCTCCACCTGACGTCGTTTTCGCTGTGGTCGCTGTTGTCGGAGGTGGTCGGGGAGGCGGCGTTCGCGGGCCGCGGGGTGACGTTCGAGGTGTCGGTGTCACCGGAGGGAGCGGTGGTGACGGCGGACCGCGGGCGGCTGTTCCAGGTGGTGGCCAACCTGCTGGAGAACGCGGCCCGGCACGGCCCGGCGGGCGGCCAGGTGCGGGTGGTGGCGCAGGTGCGGCCGGGGGAGGTGCGCATCGACGTGTGCGACGAGGGCCCGGGGATCGCGCCGGCGGACCGCGAGCGGGTGTTCGAGCGGTTCACCCGCGGCGAGCGGCCGTCCGGCGGGGGGACGGGGCTGGGGTTGGCGATCGCGCGGTGGGCGGTGGAGCTGCACGGCGGGACGATCGGGGTGGTGGACCCGTCGCCGGGGACGGGGAGCCGGATCCGGGTGACGTTGCCGGCTTAG
- a CDS encoding NCS1 family nucleobase:cation symporter-1, whose translation MAPTPADQRVHDDGRVELDPADVRSLEGSRFFNEELAPVPVEKRTWTTYNYFALWMGMAHNIPSYALAASLIALGMNWVQALITITIGNIVVLAPMLLNSHAGTKYGIPFPVFARAFYGLRGANLAALLRAFIACGWFGIQTWVGGEAIYVILGRLLGSWWRDSAVVAGQHWTLWLSFVVFWIGQMLIIWRGMEAVRRFENWTAPLVSVGFLIMLGYVLVKAGGFGPILSEPGQLGWGPDFWKVFAPALMAMIAFWSTLSLNMPDFTRFGGSQRKQVRGQILGLPTTMTFIAIVAILTTSGGKLLYGEELWDPSKLADKFASPIVVVVALIALVLATISANLAANVVSPSYDFSNAFPKKITFAVGGGITGVIGILIQPWRLYSDPNIYIFAWLGFYGGLLGAVAGVLVAGYWVINRTKLRLKDLYTPDGVYWFTGGWNWRALVATLVGALLAVGGAYGGPFPADGLIPFLKPLYDYNWVVGLVGAFVVFAALSMPLSTTKEEISERGSSRPDPAAVDG comes from the coding sequence ATGGCGCCGACACCCGCAGACCAGCGCGTGCACGACGACGGCCGGGTCGAGCTCGACCCCGCCGACGTCCGGTCTCTCGAAGGCAGCCGGTTCTTCAACGAGGAACTGGCCCCCGTCCCAGTCGAAAAACGGACCTGGACCACCTACAACTACTTCGCGCTCTGGATGGGGATGGCCCACAACATCCCCAGTTACGCCCTGGCCGCGTCGCTCATCGCGCTCGGCATGAACTGGGTGCAGGCGCTGATCACCATCACCATCGGCAACATCGTCGTGCTCGCGCCGATGCTGCTCAACAGCCACGCCGGCACCAAGTACGGCATCCCGTTCCCGGTCTTCGCCCGCGCGTTCTACGGCCTGCGCGGCGCCAACCTGGCCGCCCTGCTGCGCGCGTTCATCGCGTGCGGCTGGTTCGGCATCCAGACCTGGGTCGGCGGCGAGGCCATCTACGTCATCCTCGGCCGGCTGCTCGGCTCGTGGTGGCGTGACTCCGCCGTCGTCGCCGGGCAGCACTGGACGCTCTGGCTGTCGTTCGTGGTCTTCTGGATCGGCCAGATGCTCATCATCTGGCGCGGCATGGAGGCGGTCCGCCGGTTCGAGAACTGGACGGCGCCGCTGGTGTCGGTCGGCTTCCTGATCATGCTCGGGTACGTGCTGGTGAAGGCGGGCGGCTTCGGCCCCATCCTGTCCGAACCCGGTCAGCTCGGCTGGGGCCCGGACTTCTGGAAGGTGTTCGCGCCGGCGCTGATGGCGATGATCGCGTTCTGGTCGACGCTGTCGCTGAACATGCCGGACTTCACCCGCTTCGGCGGCAGCCAGCGCAAGCAGGTCCGCGGCCAGATCCTCGGCCTGCCGACGACCATGACGTTCATCGCGATCGTGGCCATCCTGACCACCTCGGGCGGCAAGCTGCTCTACGGCGAAGAGCTGTGGGACCCCTCGAAGCTCGCGGACAAGTTCGCCAGCCCGATCGTGGTCGTCGTGGCCCTGATCGCGCTGGTGCTGGCGACGATCTCGGCGAACCTCGCGGCCAACGTCGTCAGCCCGTCCTACGACTTCTCGAACGCGTTCCCGAAGAAGATCACCTTCGCCGTCGGCGGCGGGATCACCGGCGTCATCGGCATCCTCATCCAGCCGTGGCGGCTGTACTCCGACCCGAACATCTACATCTTCGCCTGGCTCGGCTTTTACGGCGGCCTGCTCGGCGCGGTTGCCGGGGTGCTCGTCGCCGGGTACTGGGTCATCAACCGCACGAAGCTGCGACTGAAGGACCTCTACACACCCGATGGGGTGTATTGGTTCACCGGCGGCTGGAACTGGCGCGCACTGGTCGCCACGCTGGTGGGAGCCCTGCTGGCCGTCGGCGGTGCCTATGGCGGGCCGTTCCCCGCGGACGGGCTGATCCCGTTCCTCAAGCCGCTTTACGACTACAACTGGGTGGTCGGCCTGGTCGGCGCGTTCGTCGTCTTCGCCGCCCTCTCCATGCCCCTGTCCACAACGAAGGAGGAAATCAGTGAGCGTGGTTCGAGCCGGCCTGATCCAGCAGCGGTGGACGGGTGA
- a CDS encoding response regulator transcription factor: MELGGRRVLVVEDDVTIAASIAARLRAEGFAVDVVHDGPAAVEADAASEPDLVVLDVMLPGFDGLEVCRRIQGRRPVPVLMLTARADETDMLVGLGVGADDYLTKPFSMRVLTARVHALLRRVDRSSAGPSGARIVLGDLEIDVDQRRVARAGVAAQLTPIEFDLLVHFARRPRVVQPRERLLSEVWDWDVHGTSAGTRAVDSHIKALRRKLGADLIRTVHGVGYALEAGA, from the coding sequence ATGGAACTGGGAGGGCGGCGCGTGCTCGTCGTCGAGGACGACGTCACGATCGCCGCGTCGATCGCGGCCCGGCTGCGGGCCGAGGGGTTCGCGGTGGACGTCGTCCACGACGGCCCGGCCGCCGTCGAGGCCGATGCGGCTTCCGAGCCGGACCTGGTGGTGCTCGACGTGATGCTGCCGGGGTTCGACGGCCTGGAGGTGTGCCGCCGGATCCAGGGGCGGCGTCCGGTGCCGGTGCTGATGCTGACCGCGCGGGCCGACGAGACGGACATGCTGGTCGGCCTGGGGGTCGGCGCCGACGACTACCTCACGAAGCCGTTCTCGATGCGGGTGCTGACCGCGCGGGTGCACGCGCTGCTGCGGCGGGTGGACCGGTCGTCCGCCGGTCCTTCGGGTGCGCGGATCGTGCTCGGCGACCTCGAGATCGACGTCGACCAGCGGCGCGTCGCCCGGGCCGGGGTGGCGGCGCAGCTGACGCCGATCGAGTTCGACCTGCTGGTGCACTTCGCGCGGCGGCCGCGGGTGGTGCAGCCGCGGGAACGGCTGCTGTCGGAGGTGTGGGACTGGGACGTCCACGGCACGTCCGCGGGGACGCGGGCGGTGGACAGCCACATCAAGGCGCTGCGGCGGAAGCTCGGCGCGGACCTGATCCGGACCGTGCACGGCGTCGGCTACGCGCTGGAGGCGGGAGCGTGA
- a CDS encoding nitrilase-related carbon-nitrogen hydrolase gives MIKAAVDHIGTAASQGAQVVCLQELFYGPYFCQVQDADYYSYTEAIPDGPTTKLMQEVAERHGVVLIVPMYEVEQPGVYYNTAAVIDADGTYLGKYRKNHIPQVKGFWEKFYFRPGNLGYPVFDTAVGRIGVYICYERHFPEGWRALGLAGAKIVFNPSATSRSLSQYLWQLEQPAAAVANEYFVGAINRVGVEPLGDNDFYGQTYFVDPRGQLVGDAASDTEDEVVVRDLDLSLLEEVRNTWAFYRDRRPDTYGPLAEA, from the coding sequence ATGATCAAGGCGGCGGTCGACCACATCGGCACCGCCGCTTCCCAGGGCGCCCAGGTCGTCTGCCTGCAGGAGCTGTTCTACGGGCCGTACTTCTGCCAGGTGCAGGACGCCGACTACTACTCCTACACCGAGGCCATCCCGGACGGGCCCACCACGAAGCTCATGCAGGAGGTGGCCGAGCGCCACGGCGTCGTGCTGATCGTGCCGATGTACGAGGTCGAGCAGCCCGGCGTCTACTACAACACCGCCGCGGTGATCGACGCCGACGGCACCTACCTCGGCAAGTACCGGAAGAACCACATCCCGCAGGTCAAGGGCTTCTGGGAGAAGTTCTACTTCCGGCCCGGCAACCTCGGCTACCCGGTGTTCGACACGGCTGTCGGCCGCATCGGCGTCTACATCTGCTACGAGCGGCACTTCCCCGAGGGCTGGCGCGCGCTCGGCCTGGCCGGGGCGAAGATCGTGTTCAACCCGTCGGCGACCAGCCGCAGCCTGTCGCAGTACCTGTGGCAGCTGGAGCAGCCGGCGGCCGCGGTGGCGAACGAGTACTTCGTCGGCGCGATCAACCGGGTCGGCGTGGAACCGCTGGGCGACAACGACTTCTACGGCCAGACGTACTTCGTCGACCCGCGCGGCCAGCTCGTCGGCGACGCCGCGTCCGACACCGAGGACGAGGTGGTGGTGCGCGACCTCGACCTCTCGCTGCTCGAGGAAGTCCGGAACACCTGGGCGTTCTACCGCGACCGCCGCCCGGACACCTACGGCCCCCTCGCGGAGGCCTGA
- a CDS encoding styrene monooxygenase/indole monooxygenase family protein, whose translation MRRIGIVGAGQAGLVLAIGLRQRGYDVTVFAERPAGEVRAGRLISNQCLFAPALQRERELGINFWDAEAPPVREVAFAAAGDGSEPSMAWRVGLDRPAQSVDQRVKVSDWLAEFERLGGDLRIRRVAPAELDECAREFELLIVAAGRGSQFDALFPRDDERSPYREPQRAIGILYVTGTLDAVPGLTFGMAPVGECFLLPVLSVHGPVHGIGFFGVPGGPMDVWDEVADVEQHHETARKLLRAHYPWQATLLDDAQPVAPTELLHGRITPVVRHPVGTLPSGTKVLAMGDAAVTNDPVGGQGANMAARAARAYQEAIVDRADRPFDEEFMHDAFARYWHHARHATRFNNDLLAPPPEHVLATLDTAQRVPAVAHRFAHLFENPADYEDWLGNPEAAMRYLREVTAERA comes from the coding sequence ATGCGGCGGATCGGGATCGTCGGAGCGGGGCAGGCGGGATTGGTCCTCGCCATCGGGTTGCGGCAACGGGGTTACGACGTCACGGTGTTCGCCGAGCGGCCCGCCGGGGAGGTGCGGGCCGGGCGGCTGATCTCCAACCAGTGCCTGTTCGCCCCGGCCCTGCAGCGCGAACGCGAACTCGGCATCAACTTCTGGGACGCCGAAGCGCCGCCGGTCCGCGAAGTCGCCTTCGCCGCCGCGGGCGACGGCAGCGAGCCGTCGATGGCGTGGCGGGTGGGGCTCGACCGGCCGGCGCAGTCGGTCGACCAGCGCGTGAAGGTGTCGGACTGGCTGGCCGAGTTCGAACGCCTCGGCGGTGACCTGCGGATCCGCCGGGTCGCCCCGGCCGAGCTCGACGAGTGCGCCCGCGAGTTCGAGCTGCTCATCGTGGCGGCCGGCCGCGGGTCGCAGTTCGACGCGCTCTTCCCGCGCGACGACGAGCGTTCGCCGTACCGCGAACCGCAGCGCGCGATCGGGATCCTGTACGTCACCGGGACGCTGGACGCCGTGCCGGGCCTGACGTTCGGCATGGCGCCCGTCGGCGAGTGCTTCCTGCTGCCCGTGCTCTCGGTGCACGGGCCGGTGCACGGCATCGGGTTCTTCGGCGTGCCCGGCGGCCCGATGGACGTCTGGGACGAGGTCGCCGACGTCGAGCAGCACCACGAGACGGCGCGGAAGCTGCTGCGCGCGCACTACCCGTGGCAGGCCACGCTGCTCGACGACGCGCAACCGGTGGCGCCGACCGAGCTGCTGCACGGCCGGATCACGCCGGTGGTGCGCCACCCGGTGGGCACCCTGCCGTCCGGGACGAAGGTGCTCGCGATGGGCGACGCCGCGGTGACCAACGACCCGGTCGGCGGCCAGGGAGCCAACATGGCCGCCCGGGCGGCCCGCGCCTACCAGGAGGCCATCGTCGACCGCGCCGACCGGCCGTTCGACGAGGAGTTCATGCACGACGCCTTCGCGCGGTACTGGCACCACGCCCGCCACGCGACGCGCTTCAACAACGACCTCCTGGCCCCGCCACCTGAGCACGTACTGGCCACCTTGGACACCGCCCAGCGCGTGCCCGCGGTGGCGCACCGGTTCGCGCACCTCTTCGAGAACCCGGCCGACTACGAGGACTGGCTCGGCAACCCGGAAGCGGCGATGCGGTACCTCCGGGAGGTGACCGCCGAGCGCGCATGA